The region TAATCTGGTTTGATCATCCACTCGTTTAAACGCCTCTCCAGCAATCTACGCTCTATTTCCTCACTTGTGGGCAAAGATCGCAACACCCTCGCCATCTACCCTACAGAACCCGAATCTAACAAACTGAATAATCTCGCCAAGTTTCAGGTTAGCAGCTTCCGCTTCAGCCAGCCCCCTAACCTCCTTCAGACTCTCACGGTTGAACTCGCCGTCTTTGAAGAGCACATCAGGAATCAGCACCCTATATGGTACGTTATCTTCTGTCACCCACTGAAATTTAGGTATTCCTTCCTTGAGTTCTTGGCTGGTGTAGGTTGCTGTGATCTGGTCTTCACCAAC is a window of Nitrososphaerota archaeon DNA encoding:
- a CDS encoding glutamate--tRNA ligase; this encodes VGEDQITATYTSQELKEGIPKFQWVTEDNVPYRVLIPDVLFKDGEFNRESLKEVRGLAEAEAANLKLGEIIQFVRFGFCRVDGEGVAIFAHK